The Mycobacterium avium subsp. avium genomic sequence TCCCGCGACGACACCGTGGTGATCTACGGCGACAAGAGCAACTGGTGGGCGGCCTACGCGCTGTGGGTGTTCACCCTGTTCGGCCACCCCGACGTGCGGCTGCTCAACGGCGGGCGCGACCTGTGGCTGGCCGAACGCCGCGAGACCACCCTGGACGTGCCCACCAAGACCTCCACCGGCTACCCCGTCGTCACCCGCAACGACGCGCCCATCCGCGCCTTCAAGGACGACGTGCTGGCCATCCTGGGCAGCCAGCCGCTGATCGACGTCCGCTCCCCCGACGAGTACACCGGCAAGCGCACCCACATGCCGGAGTATCCCGAGGAGGGCGTGCTGCGCGGCGGTCACATCCCCACCGCCCGGTCCATCCCCTGGGCCAAGGCGGTCGACGAGAGCGGGCGTTTCCGCAGCCGCGCGGAACTCGAGGAGCTCTACGGGTTCCTCCGGCCCGACGACAAGACCGTGGTGTACTGCCGCATCGGCGAGCGGTCCAGCCACACCTGGTTCGTGCTGACGCATCTGCTGGGCAAGCCGGGAGTGCGCAACTACGACGGCTCGTGGACCGAATGGGGAAACACGGTGCGCACCCCGATAGTGGCGGGCGAGGAGCCCGGTCAGGCGCCGGCGGGAGTGTGACGGCGGCGCGATGAGCATCCCCGCGCCGCTGGCCGAAGTGGTGTCCGACTTCGCCGAAGTGCAGGGCCAGGACAAGCTGGCGCTGCTGCTGGAATTCGCCAACGAACTCCCCCCGCTGCCGCCGGAGCTCGAGGAGGCGGCCATGGAGCCGGTGCCCGAATGCCAGACGCCGCTGTTCATGCACGTCGATGCCAGCGACCGGAACCGGGTGCGGCTGCACTTTTCCGCACCCGCCGAATCGCCGACCACCCGGGGCTTCGCCGCGATCCTGGCCACCGGTCTGGACCGCCAGCCCGCCGCCGACATCCTCGCGGTGCCAGAGGATTTTTATGATGACCTCGGGCTGGCCGCGCTGATCAGCCCGCTGCGATTGCGGGGCCTGTCGGCGATGCTCGCCCGGATCAAGCGCAGGCTGCGCGAGTCGCCCGGCTAAATCCGGACCGCCTGCGTCGGCCCAACGGTGCGGCGCTTAGACTTCCGGAGAACTCGTAGTAAGAAATTCTCTTAGAGAAGCCCCGCAGCAATACGTCTGCCGATATGCCAAACAGGAGGCGCAGTGGCCAGTCACGCCAGCTCGAGGATCTCCAAGGTGCTCGTCGCCAACCGCGGCGAGATCGCTGTCCGGGTGATCCGCGCGGCCCGCGATGCGGGCCTGTCCAGCGTGGCGGTGTACGCCGAACCGGATGCCGACGCGCCGCACGTCCGGCTGGCCGACGAGGCGTTCGCTCTGGGTGGTCAGACGTCGGCCGAGTCCTACCTGGACTTCGGCAAGCTGCTCGACGCGGCCGCCAAGTCCGGGGCCAACGCCATCCACCCCGGCTACGGCTTCCTGTCCGAGAACGCCGACTTCGCCCAGGCCGTGATCGACGCCGGGCTGATCTGGATCGGCCCCAGCCCGCAGTCCATCCGCGACCTCGGTGACAAGGTCACCGCCCGCCACATCGCCGCCCGCGCGCAGGCGCCGCTGGTGCCCGGCACCCCCGACCCGGTCAAGGACGCCGACGAGGTGGTGGCCTTCGCCAAGGAGTACGGCGTGCCGATCGCCATCAAGGCCGCGTTCGGCGGCGGCGGCAAGGGCATGAAGGTGGCCCGCACCATCGAGGAGATCCCCGAGCTCTACGAGTCGGCGGTGCGCGAGGCCGTCGCGGCGTTCGGCCGCGGCGAGTGCTTCGTCGAGCGCTACCTGGACAAGCCGCGCCACGTCGAGGCCCAGGTGATCGCCGACCAGCACGGCAACGTCGTCGTCGCCGGCACCCGCGACTGCTCGCTGCAGCGCCGGTTCCAGAAGCTGGTCGAGGAGGCGCCGGCGCCGTTCCTGTCGGACGCGCAGCGCAAGGAGATCCACGAGTCGGCCAAGCGGATCTGCAAGGAGGCCCACTACTACGGCGCCGGCACCGTCGAATACCTGGTCGGCCAGGACGGCCTGATCTCCTTCCTGGAGGTCAACACCCGTCTGCAGGTCGAGCACCCGGTCACCGAGGAGACCGCCGGCATCGACCTGGTGCTGCAGCAGTTCAAGATCGCCAACGGCGACAAGCTGGACATCACCGAGGAGCCGGAGCCGCGCGGGCACGCCATCGAGTTCCGGATCAACGGCGAGGACGCGGGACGCAACTTCCTGCCCGCGCCCGGCCCGGTCACCCGCTACGACATTCCCACCGGGCCTGGGGTGCGGCTGGACTCCGGCGTCGAGGCCGGCTCGGTGATCGGCGGGCAGTTCGACTCGATGCTGTCCAAGCTGATCGTGTACGGCGCCGACCGGCAGCAGGCGCTGGCCCGCGCCCGCCGCGCCCTGGACGAGTTCCACGTCGAGGGTCTGGCCACCGTCATCCCGTTCCACCGCGCCGTGGTGCGCGACCCGGCCTTCATCGGTGACGACAACGGGTTCGCGGTGCACACCCGCTGGATCGAGACCGAGTGGAACAACACCGTCGAGCCGTTCACCGGCGGCGAGCCCCTGGACGACGAGGACGCCCGGCCCCGCCAGAAGGTGGTGGTGGAGGTCGGCGGCCGCCGGCTCGAGGTGTCGCTGCCCGGGGATCTGGCCCTGTCGAACGGGGGCTCGGCCGACCCGGCCGGCGTGATCCGCAAGAAGCCCAAGCCGCGCAAGCGGGGCGGGCACGGCGGCGCGACGGCCTCCGGCGACGCGGTCACCGCACCCATGCAGGGCACCGTGGTCAAGGTCGCGGTCGAGGAGGGCCAGGAGGTCTCCGCCGGCGACCTGGTGGTGGTGCTCGAGGCGATGAAGATGGAGAACCCGGTCACCGCGCACAAGGACGGCGTCATCACCGGCCTTGCGGTCGAGGCCGGCGCCGCCATCACCCAGGGCACGGTGCTCGCCGAGATCAAGTAGGGCTCCGGCGAGAGATTTCGCCGACGGCGTTGTCGCGCCCGGGCGCCGGGAGTAGGGTTACCGGCAAGGTTGAGTTCACAGCCGCCCGGGATGCGTCGGTGACGTGGAGGCAGGCTGAATTCCCTGCCCCCGCCGAACTTTTCCGGCATCGCCGACGTGTTCCACAGCACGATCTCCGCACGGGATGGAGTCAGCGATGTCTGTGGCCCAATCTTGGCAGCAAAGCCGCACCGCACAATTCACGGCGCGGTGGGGGCTGACCGGGACCCTGATCACCGTCGACGGCGAACTCGACGCCGCCAACGCCGATCAGCTCGCCGCCTACGTGCAACAGAGCGTCAACCGTTCCCGCCGCGTGATCCTGGACCTGCGTGGCCTGAATTTCATTGGCACCGCCGGTTTTTCGGCCCTGCATCGGATCAACGTGATCTGCTCGGCGGCCCAGACGTCGTGGGCCATGGCGCCCAGCCCCGCGGTGGCGCGGCTACTGCGGCTGTGCGACCCGGACGGCACGTTGCCGGTGACCACCCCGAAGGCCGAGCCGCTGCTGGAGCCGCGGCGGGCTAACGACGACGAATCGCCCGGGCCGCTACTGCAATTGGTCACGAAGCCGCGTTAGCGACTTGGCCAGCAGCCGCGACACGTGCATCTGCGAGATGCCCACCCGCTCGGCGATCTGGGTTTGGGTCATCGACTCGAAGAACCGCAACACCAGCACGGTGCGTTCGCGTTCGGGCAGCGCCTCGAGCAACGGCCGCAGCGACTCCTGGTCCTCGATGCGGTCCAGCCCGGTGTCCACGTCGCCCAGCGTGTCGGCGATCGCGCGGACTTCCTCTTCTTCGCTGCCGCCGCCGCTGTCGATGGACAAGGTGTTGTAGGAGCTGCCGGCGACCAGCCCCTCGACCACCTCTTCGCGGTCCATCTCCAGCTCCGCGGCGAGCTCGGTCGCGGTGGGCGCCCGGCCCAGCCGCTGCGACAGGTCGGCGGTCGCGGTGCCCAGCCGCAGGTGCAGCTCCTTGAGCCGCCGCGGCACCTTCACCGACCAGCTGTTGTCCCGGAAGTGCCGGCGAACCTCACCCATGATGGTGGGCACCGCGAACGAGACGAAGTCCGAGCCGGCGTCGACGTCGAACCGGACCACCGCGTTGACCAGGCCGACCCGGGCCACCTGAACCAGGTCGTCGCGGGGCTCGCCGCGGCCCTCGAAGCGGCGCGCAATGTGGTCGGCCAGCGGCAGGCACCGCTCGACGATCTTGTCCCGTTGACGCTGAAACTCCATCGAGTCGGGCTCGGCAGTGGCCAACTCACGGAACATGTCCGGGACATCGGCGTATTCGTTCGGGCGAGAAACCGAACCGCCGGCAGCTCGCGCTGTCACCTGCTGGAGGCCGCCCGTCGCGCCGTCAGTGTGATGCCGAAGACACTGCCGGCTTCGTTGGGTTCGCGACCGTCATGGAAAGTCTGAACGTCGTCGGCCAAAGACGTCAGGACGTGCCAGCTGAAGCTGCCGGGCGCCACCACGTCGTGGGTGTCGCATGCCGCGGAAGCCTCGACCACTAATTGGTCGTCTTGCGGGTCGACGACGACGATCAGCGTCGCGTCGGGAGTGGCGGAGCGAATCAACCGGGTGCACACTTCGTCGACCGCGAGCCGCAGGTCCGCCACCGCATCGAAATCCAGGTCCTCGAAAGTGCCGATGGCGCCGACCAGGGTGCGCAGCATCGCGAGGTTTTCCAGCCGCGCGGCGACATGGAGTTCGACGGCGCGGTGGCCGCGCGGACGCTTGTCAGCGTGCAATCCAGCATCCTTCATATGGTCTCCCGGCAATGTTCGACTGACACTACTACTGCTCTGCAGCCCACCGTGGACCGTGCGTTCGAGCCGGTTAGTCATGATCGCCGCCGGGAGTTCCGCCCGGGGTGGACGGGCCTGACACCACCGACATGGGCGCGACGCGCCGCCTGCGACGCGTCGCGGTGATCGCCGGGATCACGCTGGACGTATTGATTGTCGTCGCAGCAGGCATTTATGTCGGGGTGTTCGTGATTGTGTCCCCGATGATGGGGTGACGTTCGATTTCGAGGTGACGCGACCGTTTCGGCACTCATCATGGTGCCACCTTGATACCCGCTCGACGCGGCCCGTAACCGCGGATTCGGCTATCCCGCAAAATTTCAGGGCGGCAGCCGTCGCGGCTGGTCCGGCGGCCGGCGACCCGGCCGGCGAGGCCCGGAAACACCGGGGGAAGACGGCGCCGTCAGCTGGCCGGCCACTGCCTGTGCACCTCGGGATGTTCGGCGTACCAGCGGTCGGCGATCCGGCGGATCCGGCGGTGCTCCACGGCCAGCCAGACCAGCCCCAGCACCGCGGCGATGACCGCCGTGACGCCGGCCGTCATGCCCTCGTGATGATGTCCGGTGGCAAACGCCGCAAGGCTTCCGCAGGCTCCGACGACGCCCGCGACGACTAACAGATACCCCGGCCAGTGCAGGACGTCGATCAGCGACTCGCCGGCGAGCGGCCGCGTGGTCCTCAGATGGTCGACGGGGTCGTGAAAGGTGTCTCCCATGGCTGCTCCTCACCGCACCCTCAACGTTAGATCGCGGCCGGGCAAAGCTGAAGGGCAAAGCTACAGGGCCAGCACCGGACCGGCGATTGGGGCGACTCCCATGGCCACCATCAGCGCCATCACGGTCAGCAGGAACCAGCCCGCGCCGTGCCAGCCCCACCAGGTGCCGCGGGCCTTCCACACCCGGTAGGTGCGCACGAACGCCCAGATCCCGCCGGCCAACGCGATCAGCGGGCCGCCGAACGCCAGCAGCGTGCGCTGGGGCGGCCCGCACGCGACGGTGTCCACACCGCCGGTCGGGCAGGTGCTCACCCACACCGCGGCGATCAGCAGGAAGCCGACGGCGCCGGCCGCGCACAGCACGGCGAACCGGATGGCGGCGTGCACCTCACGGTCTTCCTGGCCCAGGCGATCACCGCCCGACCGCTCGTCTGCCTTCTGCATCGTCCTCACTCCCCCGGCTCGGCCCCCCGTCTTGTTTCATCGCTGCCCGCGCCGCAATGGTTACGGCGGCCCGACGGCGGCCGGTGGGCGCCTCGGCGGCCCGCGGACGCGCCGCCCCTGGCGGCCGCGCGGTGGCAGCGCAATGCGCACGGGATCAGATACCCGCCGGCAAACCCGGGTAAACCGGTCCGGGACGCTAGCCCAGGGTCGGCAGCGCGTCGCGGACCGCCCCGATCGCCGCGTCGATCTCGCCGCGCGAGACGGTCAGCGCCGGGCGGAACCGCACCCCGTCGTCGCCCGTGGGCAACACGATCACCCCGCCTCGCCACAGCCGGCCGATCAGCTCGTCGCGGTCCGCCGTGGTGGGCAGGCTGAACGCGCACATCAGCCCGCGGCCGCGGACGTCGAGCACCAGGCCGGGGAACTCGCGGGCCAGGTCGTGCAGGCCGCGCAGCAGGTAGGCGCCCTGCCGGGCGGCGTGCTCGAACAGCTCGTCGGCCTCGATCACCTCCAGGATGCGGCGGGCCCGCACCATATCGGCCAGGTTGCCGCCCCAGGTGGAGTTCAGCCGCGACGACACCGCGAACACGTTGTCGGCCACCTCGTCGACCCGGCGGCCGGCCATGATTCCGCACACCTGGGTCTTCTTGCCGAACGCCACCACGTCGGGCTGCACGCCGAATTGCTGGTAGGCCCAGGCGGTTCCGGTCAACCCGCAGCCCGTCTGCACCTCGTCGAAGATCAGCAAAGCGTCGTGTTCGTCGCACAGCCGCCGCATGGCCGCGAAGAACTCCGGCCGGAAGTGGCGGTCGCCGCCCTCGCCCTGGATGGGTTCGGCGATGAAGCAGGCGATGTCGTGCGGGTGCGCCGCGAACGCCGCGCGGGCCTGCCGCAGCGACTCGGCCTCCAGGGCGTCGATGTCGGCCCCGCACCGCAGGTGGGGCGCGTCGATCCGCGGCCAGTCGAACCTCGGGAAGCGGGCCACCGTGACCGGCTTGGTGTTGGTCAGCGACAGCGTGTAGCCGCTGCGGCCGTGGAAGGCGCCGCGCAGGTGCAGCACCCGGGTGCCCAGCGCGGGGTCGACACCGCGCCGTTCGTTGTGCCGGTTCTTCCAGTCGAACGCCACCTTGAGCGCGTTCTCCACGGCCAGCGCGCCGCCGTCGACGAAGAACAGATGCGGCAGCGCCGGGTCGCCCAGCACCCGGACGAAGGTCTCGACGAAGCGGGCCATCGGCACCGAGTAGACGTCGGAATTGCTGGGCTTGTTCAGCGCGGCGGCCGTCAGCTCGGCGCGAAACTCCGCATCGCGCGCCAGCGCGGGGTGGTTCATGCCCAGCGCCGACGACGCGAAGAAGGTGAACATGTCCAGGTAGCGCCGCCCGTCCCGGGCGTCATAGAGCACCGATCCGCGGGAGCGGTCCAGGTCCAGCACGAAGTCGAAACCGTCGGTCAGGATGCTGCGCGACAACACCTCGTGCACCCGGTCGGGGCCGGTGCAGGAGCGGGCGCGGGCCAGGCGTTCCAGTGCGGCGGTCATGCCGCCATGGTAGCCGATCTTTACGAAATCATGAGGTACAGACAGTAAGATTTACGGTACATATACCCTATTGTCGTAAAATGTGTTCAATATGATGGTGCTTCGCGTCCTGACGTTCGCGGCGGTCCGGATCCGCTGCAGCAGGTCCTCGAGCGCCCGGGCGGACTCGACGCGCACCAGCAGCACGTAGCTTTCCTCGCCGGCCACCGAATGGCACGATTCGATCTCCTCGATGTGCTGCAGGCGGGCCGGCGCATCATCGGGTTGAGAGGGATCCAGAGGAGTGATGGCCACGAACGCCGACAGCCGGTGCCCGACCGCCTCCGGTTCGATGCGCGCGGAGTATCCCGTGATCACGCCGCGGGCCTCCAGCCTGCGCACCCGCGACTGCACCGCCGAGACCGACAACCGGGCGCTGGCGGCCAGCTCGGCCAGCGTGGCGCGGCCGTCGGCGACCAGCTCGCGCACCAGAATCCGGTCGACATCGTCGAGCGTCTCACTCATGGCCGGAGACTATCGCAGCGGCGGTGCCCGTTGAGCCGGCCGAAATGGTTGCCCGCCTGGCGGTTGCGCGCGATGTTCGCCGCGGGCCTCTCGGCGATGTACGCCGCCGAGGTGCCCGGCTACGCCACCCTGGTGCAGGTGTGCACGCGGGTGAACGCCGATCACGTGGCGCGGCACCCCGACGCCGAACGGTGGGGCTCGCTGCGCCGGGTCACCGCCGAGCGGCACGGCGCCATCCGGGTGGGCAGCCCGGCCGAACTGCGCGCGGTCGCCGATCTTTTCGCCGCGTTCGGCATGGCGCCGGTCGGCTACTACGACCTGCGCCGCGCTGCGTCGCCGATCCCGGTGGTGTGCACCGCTTTTCGGCCGGTCGACGGCAACGAGTTGTCGCTCAACCCGTTTCGCATGTTCACCTCGATGCTGGCCACCCGCGACCGGCGCTACTTCGACCGCGACCTGCGCGCCCGGGTGGACAACTTCCTGGCGCACCGGCAGCTGTTCGATCCGGCGTTGCTGGCCCGGGCCCGGAGCATCGCCGCCGCGGGCGGCTGCGCCGACGATGCCGCCCGGCCGTTCGTCGCGGCCGCGGTGGCGTCATTCGCGTTGTCCGGCAAGCCGATCGAGCGGTCCTGGTACGACGAGCTGTCGCGGGTGTCGGCGGTGGCCGCCGACATCGCCGGTGTCTGCTCCACCCACCTCAACCACCTGACCCCGCGCGTGCTGGACATCGATGAGCTGTACCGGCGGATGACCGGGCGCGGCATCGCGATGATCGACGCCATCCAGGGGCCGCCGGCCACCGGCGGGCCGGCGGTGTTGTTGCGGCAGACCTCTTTTCGCGCGCTGGCCGAACCCCGCCGGTTCCGCGGCGACGACGGCCGCATCACCGAGGGGACGGTACGGGTGCGCTTCGGCGAGGTGGAGGCGCGCGGTGTGGCGCTGACCCCGCGGGGCCGCCGCCGCTACGACGCCGCGATGGCCGCCGACGACCCGGCCGCGGTGTGGGCCAACTACTTTCCCGCCACCGACGCGCAGATGGCGGCCGAGGGCCTGGGCTACTACCGCGGCGGCGACCCGTCAGCACCGATCGTCTACGAGGACTTCCTGCCCGCCTCGGCGGCGGGCATCTTCCGGTCCAACCTGGACGCGGAAACCCCCGGTGCCGCCCAGGCCGCCCC encodes the following:
- a CDS encoding sulfurtransferase; the encoded protein is MPLPPDPHPSLQEYAHPERLVTADWLSANLGAPGLVIVESDEDVLLYDVGHIPGAVKIDWHTDLNDPRVRDYIDGARFAELMDRKGISRDDTVVIYGDKSNWWAAYALWVFTLFGHPDVRLLNGGRDLWLAERRETTLDVPTKTSTGYPVVTRNDAPIRAFKDDVLAILGSQPLIDVRSPDEYTGKRTHMPEYPEEGVLRGGHIPTARSIPWAKAVDESGRFRSRAELEELYGFLRPDDKTVVYCRIGERSSHTWFVLTHLLGKPGVRNYDGSWTEWGNTVRTPIVAGEEPGQAPAGV
- a CDS encoding SufE family protein translates to MSIPAPLAEVVSDFAEVQGQDKLALLLEFANELPPLPPELEEAAMEPVPECQTPLFMHVDASDRNRVRLHFSAPAESPTTRGFAAILATGLDRQPAADILAVPEDFYDDLGLAALISPLRLRGLSAMLARIKRRLRESPG
- a CDS encoding acetyl/propionyl/methylcrotonyl-CoA carboxylase subunit alpha, encoding MASHASSRISKVLVANRGEIAVRVIRAARDAGLSSVAVYAEPDADAPHVRLADEAFALGGQTSAESYLDFGKLLDAAAKSGANAIHPGYGFLSENADFAQAVIDAGLIWIGPSPQSIRDLGDKVTARHIAARAQAPLVPGTPDPVKDADEVVAFAKEYGVPIAIKAAFGGGGKGMKVARTIEEIPELYESAVREAVAAFGRGECFVERYLDKPRHVEAQVIADQHGNVVVAGTRDCSLQRRFQKLVEEAPAPFLSDAQRKEIHESAKRICKEAHYYGAGTVEYLVGQDGLISFLEVNTRLQVEHPVTEETAGIDLVLQQFKIANGDKLDITEEPEPRGHAIEFRINGEDAGRNFLPAPGPVTRYDIPTGPGVRLDSGVEAGSVIGGQFDSMLSKLIVYGADRQQALARARRALDEFHVEGLATVIPFHRAVVRDPAFIGDDNGFAVHTRWIETEWNNTVEPFTGGEPLDDEDARPRQKVVVEVGGRRLEVSLPGDLALSNGGSADPAGVIRKKPKPRKRGGHGGATASGDAVTAPMQGTVVKVAVEEGQEVSAGDLVVVLEAMKMENPVTAHKDGVITGLAVEAGAAITQGTVLAEIK
- a CDS encoding STAS domain-containing protein translates to MESAMSVAQSWQQSRTAQFTARWGLTGTLITVDGELDAANADQLAAYVQQSVNRSRRVILDLRGLNFIGTAGFSALHRINVICSAAQTSWAMAPSPAVARLLRLCDPDGTLPVTTPKAEPLLEPRRANDDESPGPLLQLVTKPR
- a CDS encoding RNA polymerase sigma factor SigF; this encodes MTARAAGGSVSRPNEYADVPDMFRELATAEPDSMEFQRQRDKIVERCLPLADHIARRFEGRGEPRDDLVQVARVGLVNAVVRFDVDAGSDFVSFAVPTIMGEVRRHFRDNSWSVKVPRRLKELHLRLGTATADLSQRLGRAPTATELAAELEMDREEVVEGLVAGSSYNTLSIDSGGGSEEEEVRAIADTLGDVDTGLDRIEDQESLRPLLEALPERERTVLVLRFFESMTQTQIAERVGISQMHVSRLLAKSLTRLRDQLQ
- a CDS encoding ATP-binding protein gives rise to the protein MKDAGLHADKRPRGHRAVELHVAARLENLAMLRTLVGAIGTFEDLDFDAVADLRLAVDEVCTRLIRSATPDATLIVVVDPQDDQLVVEASAACDTHDVVAPGSFSWHVLTSLADDVQTFHDGREPNEAGSVFGITLTARRAASSR
- the usfY gene encoding protein UsfY — its product is MGDTFHDPVDHLRTTRPLAGESLIDVLHWPGYLLVVAGVVGACGSLAAFATGHHHEGMTAGVTAVIAAVLGLVWLAVEHRRIRRIADRWYAEHPEVHRQWPAS
- the lat gene encoding L-lysine 6-transaminase, encoding MTAALERLARARSCTGPDRVHEVLSRSILTDGFDFVLDLDRSRGSVLYDARDGRRYLDMFTFFASSALGMNHPALARDAEFRAELTAAALNKPSNSDVYSVPMARFVETFVRVLGDPALPHLFFVDGGALAVENALKVAFDWKNRHNERRGVDPALGTRVLHLRGAFHGRSGYTLSLTNTKPVTVARFPRFDWPRIDAPHLRCGADIDALEAESLRQARAAFAAHPHDIACFIAEPIQGEGGDRHFRPEFFAAMRRLCDEHDALLIFDEVQTGCGLTGTAWAYQQFGVQPDVVAFGKKTQVCGIMAGRRVDEVADNVFAVSSRLNSTWGGNLADMVRARRILEVIEADELFEHAARQGAYLLRGLHDLAREFPGLVLDVRGRGLMCAFSLPTTADRDELIGRLWRGGVIVLPTGDDGVRFRPALTVSRGEIDAAIGAVRDALPTLG
- a CDS encoding Lrp/AsnC family transcriptional regulator; protein product: MSETLDDVDRILVRELVADGRATLAELAASARLSVSAVQSRVRRLEARGVITGYSARIEPEAVGHRLSAFVAITPLDPSQPDDAPARLQHIEEIESCHSVAGEESYVLLVRVESARALEDLLQRIRTAANVRTRSTIILNTFYDNRVYVP
- the hglS gene encoding 2-oxoadipate dioxygenase/decarboxylase, producing the protein MSRPKWLPAWRLRAMFAAGLSAMYAAEVPGYATLVQVCTRVNADHVARHPDAERWGSLRRVTAERHGAIRVGSPAELRAVADLFAAFGMAPVGYYDLRRAASPIPVVCTAFRPVDGNELSLNPFRMFTSMLATRDRRYFDRDLRARVDNFLAHRQLFDPALLARARSIAAAGGCADDAARPFVAAAVASFALSGKPIERSWYDELSRVSAVAADIAGVCSTHLNHLTPRVLDIDELYRRMTGRGIAMIDAIQGPPATGGPAVLLRQTSFRALAEPRRFRGDDGRITEGTVRVRFGEVEARGVALTPRGRRRYDAAMAADDPAAVWANYFPATDAQMAAEGLGYYRGGDPSAPIVYEDFLPASAAGIFRSNLDAETPGAAQAAPAVDDSGYDQDWLAGALGREIHDPYPLYEALAQEAPR